In Sphingobacterium zeae, one genomic interval encodes:
- a CDS encoding RagB/SusD family nutrient uptake outer membrane protein: protein MKKLNKYIGACLLAIALSSCHKDLDLKPTNDVTADIAYKDFKGYTSSFARLYGSLTLTSTSGPNNTDLGGLDAGTSDFLRLFWNAQELTTDEAACAWLNDPGISGLDYLNFDDSNPMLRGLYTRCVYSATLVNEFLRESTDAKLAERGISDADKKEIAYYRAEARFLRAYNYWVLLDLFGNPPFVTEETSVGKVSPPQIKRPELFAYVEKELLEVAGQLKGAKQNVYGRVDQVAAWGLLARLYLNAEIYLGAGNKKYTEAITYSEKVLNSGYSLGTNYRELFYADNDVNNPEFIFYLPYDGTKTQSKGGTTYLINAAIDATMNPTSFGVPGGGWAGNRTRDNIATIFGDYSGATDKRAMFHLNTSVKIEDIAVYKQGLAVTKFRNVNKDGKTAPPAAEGFVASVDFPLIRLAEMNLIYAEATLRGGSGGNVAKALDYVNKLRVRAYGNNSGNLANLSLDDVLNERVKELYWEGFRRSDLIRYGKFTGDNYLWPFKGGVLAGQAVPAYRTLFPLPASDIIANSNLVQNPGYN, encoded by the coding sequence ATGAAAAAATTAAATAAATATATAGGCGCTTGCCTGCTCGCCATCGCATTGAGCAGCTGCCACAAGGATTTGGATTTAAAGCCGACTAATGATGTCACCGCAGATATTGCTTATAAAGATTTTAAAGGTTATACCTCATCATTTGCAAGGTTGTATGGATCATTGACTTTAACGAGCACATCGGGGCCGAATAATACAGACTTAGGTGGTTTAGATGCCGGAACATCGGATTTTTTACGTCTTTTTTGGAATGCGCAAGAACTTACTACCGATGAAGCTGCTTGCGCCTGGCTTAATGACCCGGGAATTAGTGGTTTGGATTACCTAAATTTTGACGATAGCAATCCCATGCTCCGCGGTCTTTACACGCGTTGTGTCTACAGTGCTACCCTTGTCAATGAATTTTTAAGAGAGAGCACGGATGCTAAATTGGCCGAACGCGGTATTTCAGATGCCGACAAAAAAGAGATCGCTTATTATCGTGCCGAAGCAAGATTCTTACGTGCTTACAACTATTGGGTTCTACTTGATCTATTCGGAAATCCACCTTTTGTAACCGAAGAAACTTCAGTAGGCAAAGTATCACCGCCACAGATCAAACGACCTGAGCTTTTCGCGTATGTGGAGAAAGAACTGCTGGAGGTTGCTGGTCAGCTCAAAGGTGCCAAACAGAATGTTTATGGTCGTGTGGACCAAGTAGCGGCATGGGGGCTATTGGCTCGTTTATACCTCAACGCTGAAATTTACCTGGGGGCCGGTAATAAGAAATATACCGAAGCCATCACGTATTCAGAAAAGGTATTGAACTCGGGCTATAGCTTAGGGACAAATTACCGGGAGCTCTTCTATGCAGATAATGATGTGAACAACCCAGAATTTATTTTTTATCTGCCTTACGATGGAACCAAAACACAGAGCAAGGGGGGAACGACTTATCTAATCAATGCAGCTATCGACGCGACCATGAATCCCACTTCTTTTGGTGTGCCTGGCGGCGGTTGGGCGGGAAATCGAACGCGTGACAATATCGCAACCATTTTCGGTGACTACTCCGGAGCAACGGACAAAAGGGCAATGTTTCACTTAAATACAAGCGTAAAAATAGAAGATATCGCTGTCTATAAGCAGGGGTTGGCAGTTACTAAATTCCGTAATGTGAACAAAGACGGAAAAACTGCTCCTCCAGCAGCTGAAGGTTTTGTAGCATCGGTGGACTTTCCATTAATTCGATTGGCAGAGATGAACCTGATTTACGCCGAAGCAACTTTACGAGGTGGCTCCGGTGGTAACGTGGCTAAAGCATTGGATTACGTCAACAAGTTGCGTGTACGTGCCTATGGCAACAACAGTGGGAATTTGGCAAACCTCTCGCTAGATGATGTACTCAACGAGCGTGTGAAAGAGCTGTATTGGGAAGGGTTTAGACGTTCAGATTTAATTCGGTACGGCAAATTTACGGGCGATAATTACCTCTGGCCTTTTAAAGGTGGTGTGTTAGCCGGTCAAGCTGTTCCAGCCTATAGAACACTGTTCCCGCTTCCGGCTTCAGATATAATCGCGAACTCCAATCTTGTACAGAATCCCGGCTATAATTAA
- a CDS encoding MFS transporter produces the protein MGNKPELSISQVINMSFGFLGIQMGFALQNGNASRILQTFGADVEHLSLFWLAAPITGMIVQPIIGHYSDRTWNKLGRRRPYILVGALLTTITLFLMPNAAVFTTLLAPLWIGAGLLMFMDASINVTMEPFRALIGDNLPSNQRSLGFSVQTFLIGIGAVLGSLLPFILTKYFHVQGTSEAGQVPNNVIYSFYFGGFVLLLTVLWSVFKTKEYTPQELRSFSDTMVVEQETAPKFGLRAIASDIGKMPLIMRKLGWVQFFSWFALFMMWVYTTPAIADSVFYLREGNRQDLYMEAANWVGVLFGIYNGVSALYALFIPRIAKQLGRGKTHALGLSIGGLSLISLFLIKDANLLILPMIGIGIAWGSILAIPYAILSDHLPAGKMGVYMGLFNFFITLPQIVCGFFGGMIIKYFFHSQSIYGLLLAGIFMLLAAFFVPKTKR, from the coding sequence ATGGGAAATAAACCTGAATTAAGTATTAGCCAGGTCATCAATATGAGTTTTGGGTTTTTGGGCATACAAATGGGGTTTGCCTTACAAAACGGCAATGCTTCCCGTATTCTACAGACATTTGGTGCTGATGTAGAACACCTGTCGCTGTTTTGGCTTGCGGCTCCGATTACGGGGATGATTGTGCAGCCAATTATCGGGCATTATAGCGATCGAACCTGGAATAAATTGGGGCGTCGTCGGCCTTATATTTTGGTGGGTGCACTGCTGACCACCATAACCCTGTTTTTGATGCCGAATGCAGCAGTATTTACCACATTGCTAGCACCACTTTGGATAGGAGCAGGACTATTAATGTTTATGGATGCTTCCATCAATGTGACAATGGAGCCCTTTAGAGCCTTAATTGGCGATAATCTACCGAGTAACCAACGTAGTCTTGGATTCTCCGTACAAACCTTTCTGATCGGTATTGGAGCCGTATTGGGATCGTTACTTCCCTTTATACTGACAAAATATTTTCATGTGCAGGGAACTTCCGAAGCTGGTCAGGTGCCAAACAATGTGATATATTCTTTTTATTTTGGTGGTTTTGTACTGCTTCTAACGGTGTTGTGGTCGGTGTTTAAAACGAAGGAATATACGCCACAGGAATTACGGTCATTTTCCGATACCATGGTGGTTGAACAGGAGACAGCGCCAAAATTTGGTTTGCGCGCTATTGCCAGCGATATTGGTAAGATGCCATTGATCATGCGCAAACTCGGTTGGGTTCAATTCTTTTCCTGGTTTGCCCTTTTTATGATGTGGGTATATACAACTCCTGCGATTGCAGATTCGGTTTTTTACCTGCGGGAAGGAAATCGGCAGGATCTTTATATGGAGGCGGCCAATTGGGTGGGCGTGCTTTTTGGTATTTACAATGGGGTATCGGCTCTATATGCTTTGTTTATTCCGCGGATAGCCAAACAGCTCGGGCGTGGAAAAACGCATGCGCTCGGCTTGTCTATTGGCGGACTTTCGTTGATTTCACTGTTTCTGATTAAAGATGCTAATCTGCTGATTCTTCCCATGATCGGTATTGGTATCGCTTGGGGAAGTATTTTAGCAATTCCGTATGCCATTTTAAGCGATCATTTGCCCGCTGGTAAAATGGGAGTTTATATGGGACTTTTCAATTTCTTCATTACGTTGCCTCAGATTGTGTGTGGTTTTTTTGGCGGAATGATTATCAAATATTTTTTTCATAGCCAATCCATTTACGGCTTGTTGTTGGCAGGCATATTTATGTTGCTGGCGGCATTCTTTGTTCCAAAGACTAAACGGTAA
- a CDS encoding family 65 glycosyl hydrolase domain-containing protein, with the protein MKTYIKHNPWQIIEDTFRPEHNEFSESIFAIGNGRMGQRANFEEEFSGKTLQGSYLAGIYYPDKTRVGWWKNGYPEYFAKVINSIDWIGLHILVNGQVLDLNKVAVKSFERRLDMQNGVLYRSFIVEMPDGAQLKVEASRMYHLFASETASLQYNIQALSGPIALEVRSHLNAEVVNRDSNYDEQFWESTAQGRDGENTFVAARTKKTGFEVYALLTTTVTGPTAVVEVQDTVTSRGCIAEIYKTELTESQICCVEKRVSIVTSQNHVSAELEVAASVNLHKLDALSYEQLKEKQAAAWQAIWAESDIEISGDVAAQQAIRYNIFQLNQTYTGEDERLNIGPKGFTGEKYGGVTYWDTEAYCIPFYLATQSPNIARNLLIYRHQQLDKAIENAAKLGFTNGAALYPMVTINGEECHNEWEITFEEIHRNGAIAFAIYNYVRYTGDQDYIWSHGLEVLVAISRFWAQRVNWSAERQQYVMLGVTGPNEYENNVNNNWYTNRIASWCLEYTLDCLNKLAQLSSDNAEALKKLAIGAEEQEKWQHIIDNMYYPFDAQRGVFLQQDGFLDKELIPVAELDPAQRPINQRWSWDRILRSCYIKQADVLQGFYFLEDQFDLEALRRHYEFYEPFTVHESSLSPCVHAILAAKLNKPEKAYEFYLRTSRLDLDDYNNDTEDGLHITSMAGTWMTIVEGFAGMRIKGGKLYLNPMLPKEWEGYKFRILFRGATLLIAVRSDGFTIENDSDTAAHIQTEAEAFVLAAQSKKQVFQVR; encoded by the coding sequence ATGAAAACATATATCAAACATAACCCTTGGCAAATTATCGAAGACACCTTTCGTCCCGAACATAATGAATTTTCGGAAAGTATCTTCGCTATTGGTAATGGTCGGATGGGGCAGAGGGCTAATTTTGAAGAAGAATTCAGCGGGAAAACGTTACAGGGATCTTACTTAGCGGGTATTTATTATCCTGACAAAACACGCGTAGGCTGGTGGAAAAATGGGTATCCCGAATATTTCGCCAAGGTCATCAATTCCATCGATTGGATAGGCCTACATATTCTAGTGAATGGGCAGGTTCTCGACCTAAACAAAGTTGCGGTCAAATCTTTTGAACGTCGCCTGGATATGCAAAATGGGGTTTTATACCGCAGTTTTATCGTGGAAATGCCCGATGGGGCACAGTTGAAGGTTGAAGCAAGCCGGATGTATCATCTGTTTGCTTCGGAAACAGCTTCATTACAGTACAACATACAGGCACTTTCCGGTCCGATTGCTTTGGAGGTCCGTTCGCATTTAAATGCTGAAGTTGTCAATCGAGACAGTAACTACGACGAGCAATTTTGGGAAAGCACAGCGCAGGGAAGAGATGGTGAAAATACCTTTGTGGCGGCGCGTACCAAGAAAACTGGCTTTGAGGTGTACGCCCTGCTTACAACTACCGTGACAGGACCTACAGCCGTTGTCGAAGTGCAAGATACGGTGACAAGTCGAGGCTGTATAGCAGAAATTTATAAGACCGAGCTAACCGAATCTCAAATTTGTTGTGTTGAAAAGCGAGTTTCCATTGTTACATCACAGAACCATGTGTCGGCAGAGCTAGAAGTGGCTGCTTCGGTCAATTTACATAAGCTAGATGCACTGAGCTATGAGCAACTAAAGGAGAAACAAGCAGCAGCTTGGCAAGCGATCTGGGCAGAAAGTGACATTGAAATCAGTGGTGATGTTGCTGCGCAGCAGGCTATACGCTATAATATATTTCAGCTCAACCAGACCTATACCGGCGAAGATGAGCGACTCAATATTGGTCCGAAAGGTTTTACCGGAGAAAAATATGGCGGTGTCACCTATTGGGATACTGAAGCTTATTGTATTCCTTTTTACCTCGCAACACAATCTCCAAATATTGCGCGTAACTTGTTGATTTATCGTCATCAGCAATTGGATAAAGCCATTGAAAATGCCGCTAAGCTTGGCTTTACCAATGGAGCTGCACTTTATCCCATGGTGACGATTAATGGTGAGGAATGCCATAATGAATGGGAAATTACGTTTGAGGAAATTCATCGCAATGGAGCTATTGCATTTGCGATCTATAACTATGTCCGTTACACCGGTGATCAGGATTACATCTGGTCGCACGGCTTGGAAGTCTTGGTTGCGATAAGCCGATTCTGGGCACAGCGCGTTAATTGGAGCGCTGAGCGCCAGCAATATGTCATGTTGGGGGTGACGGGACCAAACGAGTATGAAAACAACGTGAACAACAACTGGTATACCAATCGGATTGCTTCCTGGTGCCTGGAATATACACTGGACTGTTTAAACAAGCTGGCGCAGCTGAGCTCCGACAATGCTGAGGCACTGAAAAAGTTAGCCATAGGAGCGGAGGAACAGGAAAAATGGCAGCATATTATCGATAACATGTATTATCCTTTTGATGCGCAGCGCGGGGTATTTCTCCAACAGGATGGTTTCCTCGACAAAGAGTTAATTCCTGTGGCCGAACTTGATCCGGCTCAACGACCGATCAACCAGCGTTGGAGCTGGGACAGGATTCTACGTTCCTGTTACATCAAGCAGGCCGACGTGCTGCAGGGCTTTTATTTTCTCGAAGACCAGTTTGATCTTGAGGCCTTAAGGCGACATTATGAATTTTATGAACCGTTTACGGTGCATGAAAGCTCGCTTTCTCCTTGCGTCCATGCGATATTGGCTGCTAAGTTGAATAAACCAGAAAAAGCCTATGAATTCTATCTGCGGACCTCGCGTTTGGATCTGGATGATTATAATAACGATACCGAAGACGGTTTACATATCACTTCCATGGCGGGTACCTGGATGACAATCGTAGAGGGCTTTGCAGGAATGCGGATTAAGGGAGGAAAACTGTATTTAAATCCGATGTTACCAAAAGAGTGGGAAGGGTATAAATTCCGTATCTTATTTCGCGGTGCGACCTTGTTGATTGCGGTACGGTCGGATGGATTTACGATCGAAAATGACAGTGACACTGCGGCCCATATCCAGACGGAGGCAGAAGCTTTCGTTCTGGCTGCACAAAGCAAAAAGCAGGTGTTTCAGGTTCGGTAA
- a CDS encoding glycoside hydrolase family 13 protein translates to MMFKINKNITTVIVALTVLGWSPLLGQSIQRVEPLNWWVGMENPTLQLVVYGPQIGKSEVQVEDKGIELVKINRVENPNYLFLDVKVAASAQPGWSTFTFRQGKKKLTYRYELKQRDQKVKAQGVNSADLIYLIMPDRFANGNKANDQVKGMLDMSLNRDSMYLRHGGDLEGIIGKLDYLQDLGVTSLWLTPVLTNDMPQASYHGYANTETYHIDPRFGSNDTYVQLGEQLHRRQMKLIFDVVPNHIGSYHWTVKDKPMADWLNEWPSYTQTSYKDQTVFDPYASADDKKKMVKGWFVPTMPDMNEQNPYVQNYLTQSHIWWIETAAIDGFRIDTYPYNDLDFMAKWTDRILQEYPKFTFFGETWVHGVANQAYFLGGKRVGQDVDSKLMGVTDFQLNYAIGDALNQKTEWTAGANKLYSTLASDFLYPHPEQNVLFLDNHDKDRFFSVVGENVQKYKSAMAWLMTTRGIPQLYYGAEILMKNFSNPDGLLREDFQGGFIGDKSNKFTADGRTKAEQDMWNYVQTLANYRKQHTVLQTGKTMQYVPEDGVYVYFRYNEKQTVMVVMNCNDVAKELKLDRFRERNNQVKSYFDIIQKQETNPVDHSLKLDAYETKVFELKF, encoded by the coding sequence ATGATGTTTAAAATAAATAAAAATATTACCACAGTAATCGTGGCGCTAACAGTGCTTGGATGGAGCCCCTTATTGGGGCAATCCATTCAACGTGTAGAACCTTTAAACTGGTGGGTAGGCATGGAAAATCCAACCTTGCAGCTTGTCGTCTATGGACCCCAGATCGGGAAAAGTGAGGTGCAAGTGGAGGATAAAGGAATAGAATTGGTAAAAATCAATCGGGTGGAAAATCCCAATTACCTGTTTTTGGATGTCAAGGTGGCTGCTTCGGCCCAACCGGGATGGTCAACTTTTACCTTTCGTCAAGGAAAGAAAAAACTGACTTATCGTTATGAGTTGAAGCAAAGAGATCAAAAAGTAAAAGCGCAAGGAGTAAACAGTGCCGATTTGATCTATCTGATTATGCCTGATCGTTTTGCCAATGGAAATAAGGCAAATGATCAAGTGAAAGGTATGTTGGATATGAGCTTGAACCGGGATTCAATGTACTTACGTCATGGTGGCGATTTGGAAGGTATTATCGGGAAACTGGATTACCTGCAAGATCTTGGTGTTACATCTTTGTGGCTGACTCCCGTGTTGACCAATGACATGCCACAGGCCTCGTACCATGGTTATGCCAATACCGAAACATATCATATAGACCCTCGCTTTGGCAGCAATGACACTTATGTGCAATTAGGCGAACAGCTCCACCGGCGTCAGATGAAATTGATTTTTGATGTGGTGCCCAATCATATTGGAAGTTATCATTGGACGGTGAAAGACAAACCGATGGCAGACTGGCTCAACGAATGGCCTTCCTATACGCAGACATCCTACAAAGACCAGACTGTTTTTGATCCTTATGCCTCGGCAGATGACAAAAAGAAAATGGTCAAAGGTTGGTTTGTTCCCACCATGCCCGATATGAACGAACAGAATCCATACGTTCAAAATTACCTGACCCAAAGCCATATCTGGTGGATAGAGACCGCAGCAATAGACGGATTCCGAATAGATACCTATCCGTACAATGATCTGGATTTTATGGCTAAATGGACCGATCGCATTTTGCAGGAGTATCCAAAGTTTACCTTTTTTGGGGAGACATGGGTACACGGGGTTGCCAATCAGGCTTATTTTCTGGGCGGAAAACGAGTTGGTCAGGACGTGGATTCCAAGCTGATGGGCGTAACCGATTTTCAGCTTAATTATGCCATAGGTGATGCGCTCAACCAAAAGACAGAATGGACTGCCGGAGCCAATAAATTATATTCGACCCTGGCCTCAGATTTTCTATATCCACATCCAGAGCAAAATGTGCTTTTTTTGGATAACCACGATAAGGATCGTTTTTTCTCCGTTGTAGGCGAAAACGTGCAGAAATATAAATCAGCAATGGCTTGGCTTATGACAACAAGGGGTATCCCACAGTTGTACTATGGAGCTGAAATTCTGATGAAGAATTTCTCTAATCCCGACGGCTTGCTAAGGGAAGACTTTCAGGGTGGTTTTATAGGTGACAAATCGAATAAATTTACAGCTGACGGAAGAACGAAAGCCGAGCAGGATATGTGGAACTATGTGCAGACCTTAGCCAATTACCGAAAACAACATACCGTTCTGCAAACCGGTAAAACGATGCAATATGTGCCCGAAGATGGCGTATATGTTTATTTCCGTTACAACGAAAAGCAAACTGTTATGGTCGTGATGAATTGCAATGATGTCGCGAAGGAACTTAAACTCGATCGCTTTAGGGAACGAAATAACCAGGTGAAGTCCTATTTCGATATTATTCAAAAGCAAGAGACCAATCCAGTTGACCATAGCTTGAAGTTGGACGCTTACGAGACTAAAGTGTTTGAGCTTAAGTTTTAA
- a CDS encoding SusE domain-containing protein, producing the protein MKTRHYLGIMLLFIALFQSCKKDETRAILASDEGIKPATLSLDKNNVTLSKDNAKDTVLHLTMIQPDFGFQAAVTNVLQFGLKGDNFKTVKEVVIPSGRTTVGFTGYELNSYLLSLGVPTGTASDFDVRLKSSINAKITVVFSALASLKAVPFASTSYLYVPGAYQGWDPATAESLVSPTSNGIYTGIILFPEVNSEFKITTERNWANSYGQTADGKIAFNGGGNIKAPRAGNLEIEVNTTANTISFKDHNWGIIGSATPKGWDADTDMKFDNANQVWKLTVSLTAGEIKFRKNHDWGTNFGGANGTLAAGGANIAVASAGTYTIVVDFNANTYTLTKK; encoded by the coding sequence ATGAAAACTAGACACTATCTCGGAATCATGCTGCTGTTTATAGCGCTATTCCAAAGTTGTAAAAAAGACGAAACGCGGGCCATATTGGCTAGTGATGAAGGTATAAAGCCAGCGACTTTAAGCCTTGATAAAAATAATGTAACCCTGTCTAAAGATAATGCAAAGGACACGGTACTGCACTTAACTATGATTCAGCCTGACTTTGGTTTTCAGGCGGCAGTAACCAACGTACTCCAGTTTGGACTTAAGGGGGACAATTTTAAAACAGTAAAAGAAGTTGTTATTCCGAGCGGTCGGACAACAGTTGGTTTTACAGGTTATGAATTGAATAGCTACTTACTTTCTCTTGGTGTTCCGACAGGAACGGCTTCTGACTTTGATGTACGGCTGAAGTCAAGTATCAATGCTAAAATTACGGTCGTGTTTTCGGCTTTGGCAAGCCTGAAAGCAGTTCCCTTTGCTTCAACCAGCTATCTGTATGTTCCAGGCGCTTATCAGGGATGGGATCCGGCTACTGCAGAGTCGTTAGTCTCCCCAACAAGTAACGGTATCTATACAGGCATTATCTTATTTCCGGAAGTGAATTCAGAATTTAAGATTACAACTGAACGCAATTGGGCGAATTCTTATGGACAAACTGCCGATGGTAAAATTGCATTTAATGGCGGTGGAAATATAAAAGCGCCGCGTGCGGGTAATCTGGAAATCGAGGTCAACACAACTGCAAATACCATTTCATTTAAAGATCACAACTGGGGCATTATTGGTAGTGCCACGCCGAAGGGTTGGGATGCCGATACAGATATGAAGTTTGACAATGCCAACCAGGTATGGAAGCTCACAGTGAGCTTGACGGCAGGAGAGATCAAATTCCGTAAAAATCACGATTGGGGAACCAATTTTGGCGGGGCAAATGGAACTTTAGCGGCTGGTGGTGCCAATATCGCGGTTGCCAGTGCCGGTACCTACACTATTGTCGTGGATTTCAATGCAAATACCTATACGCTGACAAAGAAATAG
- the pgmB gene encoding beta-phosphoglucomutase has product MINYNTVKAVIFDLDGVLVDTAVYHFQAWHRLAEGLGYSFSLVDNEQLKGVSRIESLELILKWAGAKISDAEKADLLSLKNKWYLELIEQLSPDHLLSGSLDLLEKLQKKGIKIALGSASKNAMGILEKTGIISYFDALIDGNVVQLSKPNPAVFLKGAEALGIEPACCLVLEDAQAGIDAARAAGMQVIGIGQAEHLNGADLVVADLGALVDKF; this is encoded by the coding sequence ATGATTAATTATAATACTGTAAAAGCCGTAATATTTGATTTGGACGGTGTGTTGGTGGATACGGCGGTCTACCATTTTCAAGCCTGGCATAGATTGGCAGAAGGCTTGGGTTATTCGTTTTCTCTTGTTGACAACGAACAGCTGAAAGGGGTCAGTCGCATTGAATCCCTCGAGCTTATTTTAAAATGGGCGGGGGCGAAAATATCCGATGCTGAAAAAGCGGATTTGCTGTCACTTAAAAACAAATGGTACTTGGAGCTGATTGAACAACTCAGCCCTGACCACTTGCTTTCAGGTAGTTTAGATCTATTAGAAAAACTCCAGAAAAAGGGGATTAAGATTGCATTGGGGTCAGCCAGCAAGAACGCGATGGGCATCCTTGAAAAAACGGGGATTATCAGCTATTTCGACGCATTGATTGATGGAAATGTGGTTCAACTGTCTAAACCTAATCCAGCAGTTTTCCTGAAGGGAGCTGAGGCTTTGGGAATTGAACCGGCATGCTGTCTCGTGCTGGAAGATGCTCAAGCCGGAATAGATGCGGCAAGGGCAGCCGGCATGCAGGTGATAGGGATTGGGCAGGCTGAACATCTTAACGGAGCAGATTTAGTGGTAGCCGATTTAGGAGCCTTAGTCGATAAATTTTAG